In one window of Candidatus Fonsibacter ubiquis DNA:
- a CDS encoding bifunctional 5,10-methylenetetrahydrofolate dehydrogenase/5,10-methenyltetrahydrofolate cyclohydrolase, whose protein sequence is MIIDGKKFARKLKLKIKKEIQSIKKKTRLTPGLTVILIGNHAPSEIYVRNKAISAKEVGINSKVLRFKNSISETKLISVIQKLNKDKKVHGILVQLPLPDHIHGHKIIEEIDPRKDVDGFHPINVGNLSSGKDSLISCTPLGCYLMIKSIRKNLSGLNALMIGRSNLNGKPMVQLLLKEDCTVTIGHSKTKNLKELCKKADIVVVAAGRANLVKGDWIKKGAIVIDVGINRVKKKNGYKIIGDVEFKSVVKKTKAITPVPGGVGPVTIACLLNNTLKAFKNINYLSSK, encoded by the coding sequence GTGATCATAGATGGTAAAAAATTTGCTAGAAAATTAAAACTTAAGATTAAAAAAGAAATTCAATCTATAAAAAAGAAAACAAGATTAACGCCCGGGCTTACTGTTATTCTAATAGGCAACCACGCTCCAAGTGAAATTTACGTTAGAAATAAGGCAATTTCAGCAAAAGAAGTTGGTATTAATTCTAAAGTTTTAAGATTTAAAAATTCTATCTCTGAGACAAAATTAATTTCAGTTATTCAAAAATTAAATAAAGATAAAAAAGTTCACGGAATATTAGTGCAGCTACCTTTGCCAGATCATATTCACGGTCATAAAATTATTGAAGAAATTGATCCTAGAAAAGATGTAGATGGTTTTCATCCAATTAATGTTGGCAACCTATCTTCAGGAAAAGACTCTTTAATTTCTTGCACTCCTCTTGGATGTTATTTGATGATTAAGAGTATTAGAAAAAATTTATCAGGACTTAATGCATTAATGATTGGTAGATCTAATTTAAATGGAAAACCCATGGTCCAGTTGTTATTAAAAGAAGATTGCACTGTTACAATTGGTCATTCTAAGACGAAAAATTTAAAAGAATTATGTAAAAAAGCTGACATTGTTGTTGTTGCGGCAGGCAGAGCAAATTTAGTAAAGGGAGACTGGATTAAAAAGGGAGCCATTGTAATTGATGTGGGAATTAATAGAGTTAAAAAGAAAAATGGTTACAAAATAATAGGAGATGTTGAATTTAAATCTGTAGTTAAAAAAACAAAAGCTATAACACCAGTTCCAGGCGGTGTTGGCCCTGTAACAATTGCGTGTCTTTTAAATAATACTCTAAAAGCTTTTAAGAATATTAATTATTTATCTTCTAAGTAG
- the acs gene encoding acetate--CoA ligase: MSDKLFKVPAEWAKNSYINQSSYEAKYKNSIDNNEKFWAEEGKRIHWFKPYTKTKEVIYSTKKVSIKWFYDGTTNVSYNCIDRHLPKRAKHTAIIFEGDDPKESKNITYQELSDEVCKLANGLKEIGVKRGDRVTIYMPMVPEGVYAMLACTRIGAIHSVVFGGFSPDSIVNRILDCKSEFVITADEGLRGQKVIPLKKNIDEALKKCPNVKKCIVLKRTGGNVPFDSKRDVWYHELTSKMSTTCKPEEMNAEDPLFILYTSGSTGKPKGALHTTGGYLVYASMTHQYIFDYKDGDIYWCTADIGWVTGHSYIVYGPLSNGATTLVFEGVPSYPDASRFWQVIDKHKVNIFYTAPTALRALMREGDAMVKKTSRKSLKLLGSVGEPINPEAWIWYHKVVGDSRCPIVDTWWQTETGGILIAPQPGAIDLKPGSATKPFYGIKPSVVDEKGVELKGACEGRLCMSDSWPGQMRTVYGDHQRFIDTYFSQHDGKYFTGDGCKRDEDGYYWITGRVDDVIIVSGHNLGTAEIESAFVAHPKVAEAAVVGYPHDIKGQGLYCYVTLKVGETGSESLTKELKDLVRKIIGPLATPDLIHYTPGLPKTRSGKIMRRILRKVAENQFENLGDTSTLADPTVVQSLIDNRLNK; encoded by the coding sequence ATGAGCGACAAACTTTTCAAAGTACCTGCAGAATGGGCCAAAAATTCCTACATTAATCAATCATCCTACGAGGCTAAATATAAAAACTCCATTGATAATAATGAAAAATTCTGGGCAGAAGAGGGAAAGCGAATCCATTGGTTCAAGCCCTATACAAAAACTAAAGAAGTAATTTACAGCACAAAAAAAGTTTCTATCAAATGGTTCTATGATGGTACCACAAACGTTTCTTATAATTGTATTGATAGACATCTTCCAAAAAGAGCAAAACACACTGCAATTATTTTTGAAGGAGATGATCCAAAAGAATCTAAAAATATTACTTATCAAGAGTTAAGCGATGAAGTTTGTAAACTTGCAAATGGATTAAAAGAAATTGGAGTTAAAAGAGGTGATCGGGTTACTATTTATATGCCCATGGTTCCAGAAGGTGTGTATGCAATGCTTGCCTGCACAAGAATTGGAGCAATTCATTCTGTAGTATTTGGAGGCTTTTCGCCCGACTCAATTGTTAACAGAATTTTAGATTGCAAATCGGAATTTGTAATAACTGCTGATGAAGGATTAAGAGGTCAAAAAGTTATACCTTTAAAGAAAAATATTGATGAAGCGTTAAAAAAATGTCCAAATGTTAAAAAGTGTATTGTCCTTAAAAGAACTGGTGGCAACGTGCCTTTCGATTCAAAGCGTGATGTTTGGTATCACGAATTAACTTCCAAAATGTCAACCACTTGCAAGCCTGAAGAAATGAATGCAGAAGATCCGTTATTTATTCTCTACACCTCAGGATCCACTGGAAAACCAAAAGGGGCTTTGCATACAACAGGCGGTTACTTAGTTTATGCCTCGATGACTCACCAATATATTTTTGATTACAAAGATGGAGACATTTATTGGTGTACTGCTGATATTGGTTGGGTGACTGGTCACAGCTATATTGTTTACGGTCCGCTATCTAATGGAGCAACAACTTTAGTCTTTGAAGGTGTTCCAAGTTATCCTGATGCAAGTCGTTTTTGGCAGGTAATTGATAAACACAAAGTAAATATTTTCTACACTGCGCCAACTGCACTTAGAGCTTTAATGCGTGAAGGGGATGCAATGGTTAAAAAGACAAGTAGAAAATCTCTTAAACTTTTAGGCTCCGTTGGCGAGCCAATTAATCCTGAGGCTTGGATTTGGTATCATAAAGTAGTTGGTGACTCTCGTTGCCCAATTGTTGATACTTGGTGGCAAACGGAAACAGGTGGAATTTTAATAGCACCTCAGCCAGGTGCCATTGATTTAAAACCAGGTTCAGCGACAAAACCTTTTTATGGAATAAAACCATCTGTTGTTGATGAAAAAGGAGTTGAACTTAAAGGTGCTTGTGAAGGTAGATTATGTATGTCGGACTCTTGGCCTGGACAAATGAGAACAGTTTATGGAGATCATCAAAGATTTATTGATACTTATTTTTCACAACATGATGGGAAATATTTTACCGGAGATGGCTGCAAAAGAGACGAAGATGGATACTATTGGATTACAGGCCGAGTAGATGATGTCATCATTGTATCAGGTCATAATCTTGGTACCGCTGAAATAGAAAGTGCATTTGTTGCTCATCCAAAAGTTGCTGAAGCGGCAGTGGTTGGCTATCCGCACGATATTAAAGGGCAAGGTTTATATTGTTATGTCACTTTAAAAGTTGGTGAAACTGGATCAGAGTCTTTAACAAAAGAGTTAAAAGATTTAGTTAGAAAAATTATTGGACCTCTTGCAACCCCTGATCTGATTCATTACACGCCAGGTCTACCAAAGACTAGATCGGGTAAAATTATGAGAAGGATTCTTAGAAAAGTTGCCGAAAATCAATTTGAGAATTTAGGGGATACCTCAACTCTTGCTGATCCGACGGTAGTGCAAAGTTTAATTGATAATCGATTAAATAAATAA
- a CDS encoding EVE domain-containing protein, which yields MNYWLIKSEPSVWSFNDQKKAGFKGTTWDGVRNYQAANYLKQMKLEDHCFFYHSNEDKKIIGIVKVIKSAFIDPTDKEKKFVAVKVAYHKDLIEPVSLMDIKENKEISHLPLIKQSRLSVMPIDSKCWKIICKMGRI from the coding sequence ATGAACTACTGGTTAATAAAATCTGAGCCCTCGGTATGGTCATTTAATGATCAAAAAAAAGCAGGCTTTAAAGGAACTACTTGGGATGGGGTAAGGAATTATCAGGCTGCAAATTATTTAAAACAAATGAAACTAGAAGATCATTGTTTTTTTTACCATTCCAATGAAGATAAGAAAATTATTGGAATAGTTAAAGTTATCAAATCGGCATTTATTGATCCAACAGATAAAGAGAAAAAATTTGTAGCTGTTAAAGTTGCATATCATAAAGATTTAATAGAGCCTGTTTCTCTTATGGATATTAAAGAAAATAAAGAAATTTCACATCTACCTCTTATAAAACAGAGCAGATTATCAGTAATGCCAATAGATTCTAAATGCTGGAAAATAATATGCAAGATGGGTAGAATTTAA
- a CDS encoding DUF4212 domain-containing protein gives MASPKQEAHWAATKSLMIITMLLWFFFGTVVFAFGEQINHIKVLGYPLAYYMTAQGSLVAFVVMIFWSNNRQEKIDREFGFSDEDREDD, from the coding sequence ATGGCATCGCCAAAACAAGAAGCCCATTGGGCAGCGACCAAAAGCCTTATGATCATAACTATGTTGTTATGGTTTTTCTTCGGAACTGTTGTTTTCGCCTTCGGTGAACAAATAAACCACATCAAAGTTCTTGGATATCCATTAGCCTATTACATGACTGCGCAAGGATCATTAGTTGCGTTTGTTGTCATGATTTTTTGGTCTAACAATAGACAAGAAAAAATTGATCGTGAATTTGGTTTCTCCGATGAAGACAGGGAGGATGATTAA
- a CDS encoding DUF1674 domain-containing protein — protein MKEKFKKIAEQSLKEANERKKNNYQIKKKKEINGPKGLEPTRYGDWETKGITYDF, from the coding sequence ATGAAAGAAAAATTTAAAAAAATTGCTGAGCAATCTTTAAAAGAAGCAAATGAGAGAAAAAAAAATAATTATCAAATAAAAAAGAAAAAAGAAATTAATGGTCCAAAAGGATTAGAACCCACTCGTTATGGAGATTGGGAGACCAAAGGGATTACTTACGACTTTTAG
- the hemC gene encoding hydroxymethylbilane synthase yields MLRNRNIIIGTRGSRLSLAQTEHLRDELLLAYPGVKAEQLIIKIIKTSGDKFKTENLGMMGGKGLFVKELEESLLEKSIDVAVHSLKDVPTFSSNKLSLACFLKRTDERDAFLSPIASSFANLKSGSTVGTCSVRRFSQLKRLRNDLKIVPIRGNIDTRINKMKEGIYDSIVLAASGLKRLGFHTEVREYFEKDVVIPSAGQGIVTVQCRDEDLELKEILKTINDRETQILAEAERSLLKTLNGACDTPVGANAIINDDGELFLQAELLSLDGKKSFRAHKTGIIEKAKSIGIDVAEEILSKAGENFIISETKLAHTIHKKSE; encoded by the coding sequence ATGTTAAGAAATAGAAATATTATCATAGGAACCAGAGGCAGCAGACTATCCCTTGCGCAAACTGAACATCTTCGAGACGAACTTTTGCTTGCTTATCCTGGAGTAAAAGCTGAGCAACTTATTATTAAAATTATAAAAACTTCAGGCGATAAATTTAAAACAGAAAATTTAGGAATGATGGGAGGTAAAGGACTTTTTGTTAAAGAGTTGGAAGAGTCTTTGTTAGAAAAATCAATTGATGTTGCTGTGCACTCATTAAAAGATGTACCAACTTTTTCATCAAATAAATTATCTCTTGCTTGTTTTTTAAAAAGAACAGATGAGCGAGATGCGTTTTTATCTCCAATTGCAAGTTCATTTGCCAACTTAAAATCAGGATCTACAGTTGGGACTTGTTCAGTGAGAAGATTTTCGCAATTAAAAAGACTTCGAAATGATCTAAAAATTGTTCCTATAAGAGGAAATATCGATACCAGAATTAATAAGATGAAAGAGGGAATTTATGACTCCATAGTGCTTGCAGCATCAGGATTAAAAAGATTAGGATTTCATACTGAAGTAAGGGAATATTTTGAGAAAGATGTAGTTATACCATCTGCTGGACAAGGAATAGTAACTGTCCAGTGTAGAGATGAAGACTTAGAATTAAAAGAAATTTTAAAAACCATAAATGATAGAGAAACACAAATTTTAGCTGAGGCGGAGCGTTCTTTATTAAAAACATTAAATGGAGCTTGTGATACTCCTGTTGGAGCAAATGCTATTATCAATGATGACGGCGAGTTATTTTTGCAAGCAGAATTGTTATCTTTGGATGGAAAAAAATCTTTCAGAGCTCATAAAACTGGAATTATAGAAAAAGCAAAAAGTATAGGAATCGATGTGGCTGAAGAGATTTTATCTAAAGCTGGGGAAAATTTTATTATTTCGGAGACAAAACTTGCACATACTATTCACAAAAAGTCAGAATAG
- the tsaD gene encoding tRNA (adenosine(37)-N6)-threonylcarbamoyltransferase complex transferase subunit TsaD, with protein MKKDLTFLGIETSCDETAAAVVREDSDGNVKILSNVVSSQVDEHLEFGGVVPENAARSHAEKIDIIIKKAIEDSKCEFTKLDGVAATAGPGLLVCLMVGLSAGKSIAGILKKPFLAVNHLEGHALTPRIFNKIEFPYLLLLVSGGHTQFLIVEGIGRYKRIGTTIDDALGETFDKTAKMIGLEFPGGPKIEKLAENGNENTYVLPRPILNHPGCNLSFAGLKTAILQLSSKIKSEKDRENLAASFQKTINEILNVKCKSAMNEFSSRHQKSKKVFVISGGVAANKSIRNNLHKLSKEMGFENFFPPTELCSDNAAMIAWAGIERFKNGIEDNLEVLAKPRWPLDPKAPFLKGAGVKY; from the coding sequence ATGAAAAAAGATTTAACATTCCTTGGAATCGAGACTAGTTGCGATGAAACTGCTGCTGCAGTTGTCAGGGAAGATAGTGATGGAAATGTAAAAATATTATCCAATGTGGTCTCTAGTCAAGTTGATGAGCATTTAGAATTTGGAGGAGTAGTTCCTGAAAACGCCGCAAGATCTCATGCCGAAAAAATTGATATTATTATTAAAAAAGCAATTGAAGATAGTAAATGTGAATTTACAAAATTAGATGGAGTTGCAGCAACGGCAGGTCCTGGTCTGTTAGTTTGTTTAATGGTTGGCTTAAGTGCTGGAAAAAGTATTGCCGGAATTTTAAAAAAACCTTTCCTTGCAGTTAATCATTTAGAGGGACATGCCTTGACGCCAAGAATTTTTAATAAAATAGAATTTCCCTACTTGCTGTTGTTAGTCTCTGGAGGGCATACGCAATTTTTAATTGTTGAAGGCATTGGCAGATATAAAAGGATTGGAACAACCATTGATGATGCACTTGGTGAAACCTTTGACAAAACGGCAAAAATGATTGGTCTTGAGTTTCCAGGAGGACCTAAAATTGAAAAACTTGCAGAAAATGGAAATGAAAATACTTATGTCTTACCAAGACCTATCCTGAATCATCCAGGATGTAATTTATCTTTTGCAGGTTTAAAAACAGCAATTCTACAATTATCATCAAAAATAAAATCAGAAAAAGATAGAGAAAATCTTGCGGCGTCTTTTCAAAAAACAATCAATGAAATTTTAAATGTTAAATGCAAATCTGCGATGAATGAATTTAGTTCTAGACACCAAAAAAGTAAAAAAGTTTTTGTAATATCAGGAGGAGTTGCGGCAAATAAAAGTATTAGAAATAATTTACATAAATTAAGTAAAGAGATGGGCTTTGAAAATTTTTTTCCACCCACAGAACTTTGTAGTGATAATGCCGCAATGATTGCTTGGGCTGGAATTGAAAGATTTAAAAATGGTATTGAGGACAACCTTGAGGTACTTGCAAAACCAAGATGGCCCTTAGATCCTAAGGCGCCTTTTTTAAAAGGAGCGGGGGTAAAATATTAG
- a CDS encoding uroporphyrinogen-III synthase translates to MHILFTKSQNSSEILINKLILKGHKVTNFSIFNIKPIITSEINFKKFTSIIFTSSNSIYNLKKLSNIDHLKCFCVGEQTADTAKKIGFKNIQVCGTNYFELRDFIFKNFDKDEEKFIYIRGEFISNDLEKDFKEKGYFIESVINYTTEPNLNIDPQLIKDLKNKLVDVIFVYSKRAADQLLKIILNNKISNDLDNCILNCISINVANTLKRLKWKKIKIFSPGEEELSLL, encoded by the coding sequence TTGCACATACTATTCACAAAAAGTCAGAATAGTTCTGAGATTTTAATTAATAAATTAATTTTAAAAGGTCATAAGGTAACTAATTTTTCAATATTTAATATTAAACCCATTATAACTTCTGAGATTAATTTTAAAAAATTTACATCTATTATTTTTACAAGTTCCAACTCAATTTATAATTTAAAAAAACTTAGTAATATTGATCATCTTAAATGCTTTTGTGTTGGCGAACAGACAGCTGATACAGCAAAAAAAATTGGATTTAAAAATATACAAGTATGTGGAACAAATTATTTTGAACTGCGTGATTTTATTTTTAAAAACTTCGATAAAGATGAAGAGAAATTTATTTACATTAGAGGAGAATTTATCTCTAATGATTTAGAAAAAGATTTTAAAGAAAAGGGCTATTTCATAGAAAGCGTTATTAATTATACTACCGAACCAAATTTAAATATTGATCCACAATTAATAAAAGATTTAAAGAATAAGTTAGTAGATGTTATTTTTGTTTATTCAAAGAGAGCCGCCGATCAATTACTTAAGATAATTTTAAATAATAAAATTTCAAACGATTTAGATAATTGTATTTTGAATTGTATTAGCATTAACGTTGCAAATACTTTAAAAAGATTAAAGTGGAAAAAAATTAAAATTTTTTCTCCAGGTGAAGAAGAACTATCATTATTATAA
- the rpe gene encoding ribulose-phosphate 3-epimerase → MCAVAQNIKISPSILSADFSILGDEIKNLEKAGADLIHVDVMDGHFVPNITMGPPIIKAIRKCTKLPFDVHLMISPVEKYIKAFADAGSDIITLHPEATDNLKRAIQTIRSCGKKAGVSLNPKTPISALMDVINDIDLILIMSVNPGFAGQSFMSEVLPKVSELRRMINDKKLKIDIEIDGGINFETAPLAVKAGANILVSGTTIFSGSLKDNIQKLRNCA, encoded by the coding sequence TTGTGTGCTGTGGCACAAAATATAAAAATATCACCCTCTATTTTATCCGCTGATTTTAGTATCTTAGGAGATGAAATTAAAAATTTAGAAAAAGCTGGAGCTGATTTAATTCACGTTGATGTAATGGATGGTCACTTTGTTCCAAATATTACCATGGGTCCTCCAATTATTAAGGCAATTAGAAAATGTACAAAACTGCCCTTTGATGTTCATTTGATGATCTCGCCTGTTGAAAAATATATTAAAGCCTTTGCTGATGCAGGATCTGATATTATTACCCTTCATCCTGAGGCAACGGATAACTTAAAAAGAGCCATTCAAACTATAAGGTCATGTGGAAAAAAAGCAGGTGTGTCCTTAAATCCTAAAACACCCATTAGTGCTTTAATGGATGTAATTAATGATATTGATCTTATTTTGATTATGAGTGTAAACCCAGGATTTGCTGGACAAAGTTTTATGAGTGAAGTTTTGCCAAAAGTTTCTGAACTTAGAAGAATGATTAATGATAAAAAACTTAAAATTGACATTGAAATTGATGGTGGAATTAACTTTGAAACAGCTCCTCTTGCAGTAAAAGCAGGTGCTAATATCTTGGTATCAGGAACTACAATTTTTTCAGGTTCCCTAAAAGATAACATTCAAAAATTAAGAAATTGCGCTTAA
- a CDS encoding heparinase II/III domain-containing protein, producing MSNINTFNLYLLSLKKSFQDRLREKKFKSSNYNVSLGGIQPHRIYESSNIFLIQDLINNDPIVLNSVRKFTTNIWKITNLENDKAKKLHDFSWLPALNIKTEKELGCLIVDQWINNFSNYNEKYWTLDIITARLINWISSYDIIFKNSDLIFRSKVINNIVKQAKHLFKNINLINTGIEKIKSLAALILVGNSFEQYEEYTQFGLKNLEDEISNFINKDGFIKTKNPEDLFWTLYFLVLVKEWLILSRKQTPAFINIYINSLGICFKFLKFSNGDLPLFNGANQINTERFYEYLESRGYEFEDMENIFCGYAKIKSKKVEIFIDANNPPSMLHSKNYQAGPLSFELVSNGVKFVCNSGSGKNLGEELFYLSSSTAAHSTVTINDTSSCIFQKNKLIRKYFGNSLIEKHKIFKKEFKSDKEFVQCIVGHDGYQERFKILHERQITLFKNKSHIEGIDNLNCKNLENKNLTFSVRFHIHPDIRITKTMGNDILLSSTNGEGWIFRSPQIPTKIEKNLYFGNPNNIRESSFILLEGNIENENTNIIWHLEKAK from the coding sequence GTGTCCAATATTAATACATTTAACCTTTATCTTTTATCCTTAAAAAAAAGTTTTCAAGATCGACTAAGAGAGAAAAAATTTAAAAGTTCCAATTACAATGTTTCGTTAGGTGGCATTCAACCTCACCGTATTTATGAGTCTTCAAATATATTTTTAATTCAAGATCTAATTAATAACGATCCAATCGTACTCAATAGCGTTAGAAAATTTACAACTAATATTTGGAAAATTACCAATTTAGAAAATGATAAAGCAAAAAAACTTCATGATTTTAGTTGGCTACCAGCACTAAATATTAAAACAGAAAAAGAATTAGGCTGTCTTATTGTTGATCAATGGATCAATAATTTTTCAAATTATAATGAAAAATATTGGACCTTGGATATTATAACTGCACGTTTGATAAATTGGATATCAAGTTATGATATTATTTTTAAAAACAGTGATCTTATCTTTAGAAGCAAAGTTATTAATAATATTGTCAAACAAGCAAAACATTTATTTAAAAATATTAATTTAATTAATACTGGCATTGAAAAGATCAAATCCCTTGCTGCCTTAATTTTAGTTGGTAATTCCTTTGAGCAATATGAAGAATATACTCAGTTTGGACTTAAAAATTTAGAGGATGAAATTTCAAATTTTATAAATAAAGATGGATTTATTAAAACTAAAAATCCTGAGGATTTATTTTGGACCTTATATTTCTTAGTTCTTGTTAAGGAATGGTTAATACTATCTAGAAAACAAACCCCTGCTTTTATCAATATTTATATTAATTCCCTTGGAATCTGTTTTAAATTTTTAAAATTTTCAAACGGAGATCTTCCTCTTTTTAATGGCGCTAATCAAATAAACACTGAAAGATTTTATGAATATTTGGAATCGCGAGGTTATGAGTTTGAAGATATGGAAAATATCTTTTGTGGTTATGCAAAAATAAAATCAAAAAAAGTTGAAATCTTTATTGATGCCAATAATCCCCCTTCTATGTTGCACTCAAAAAATTATCAGGCAGGTCCATTATCCTTTGAACTTGTATCTAATGGAGTAAAATTTGTTTGTAATTCTGGATCAGGAAAAAATCTTGGGGAAGAATTATTCTATTTAAGCTCCTCCACAGCAGCCCATTCAACAGTTACTATTAATGATACTTCATCATGCATATTCCAAAAAAATAAATTAATTAGAAAATACTTTGGGAATTCTCTTATTGAAAAGCATAAGATTTTTAAAAAAGAATTTAAAAGTGATAAAGAATTTGTTCAATGTATCGTTGGTCACGATGGGTATCAGGAAAGATTTAAAATATTACACGAGCGACAAATAACTTTATTTAAGAACAAAAGTCATATCGAAGGAATCGATAATTTAAATTGCAAAAATCTTGAAAATAAAAATTTAACTTTTAGCGTACGATTTCATATCCATCCTGATATTCGCATCACAAAAACCATGGGTAATGATATTCTCCTAAGTTCAACTAATGGCGAAGGATGGATCTTTAGAAGTCCACAAATTCCAACTAAGATTGAAAAAAATCTCTACTTTGGAAATCCAAATAATATTAGAGAATCCTCATTTATCCTGCTTGAAGGTAACATTGAGAATGAAAATACAAACATCATTTGGCATCTAGAAAAAGCCAAATAA
- a CDS encoding sodium:solute symporter family protein: MAQKSKFIQDLPKIYGIYTLGFLGFFALMAFFETQGMGAKTIGILFVSFTILIYAIIGWLSRTAQVEAYYLAGRQVPTVFNGMATAADWMSGASFVAMAGGIYFGGYTYMAFLVGWTGGYVLVSSLMAPYLRKFGCYTVPDFIGTRYGGNFARFCAVLVLLIASFTYVTAQINATGTIASRALAVPFEVGVWVGLISILLCSMLGGMRSVTWSQVAQYIVLIIAYLIPIFWMSWKLGHIFPHISMGGTVEKIAALEAQYGLIKNSPDVLKAAGVPAGLSSMSTPHSGVPAGAMEAWKYISLAICMMVGTASLPHILMRYFTTPSVTSARRSVAWSLFFIFLLYFSAPMLATLSKIQLLDPTLPTAIIGKKIVDVQAIEWVKNWSAVKQVFIADLNKDGILQLNEWFMRGDVVVLATPEVAGLPYVISGLVAAGGLAAAMSTADGLLLAIANAISHDIYYKMIDPKASIVARLTVARALLVVIGAAAAYIAAMRLTGILGAVAWAFDFAMSGLFWPLVLGVWWKRATRSGAIAGMLAGLISGTWYLIYVGPTFMNQTPWLGIDNLRFGIIGASVSLIAMVVVSLLTKPESAAVQQMVDDLRIPSGKTIIKHS, from the coding sequence ATGGCACAAAAAAGTAAATTTATACAAGACCTACCAAAAATTTATGGAATCTACACTTTAGGTTTCCTTGGATTTTTTGCCTTAATGGCATTCTTTGAAACGCAAGGTATGGGCGCAAAAACTATCGGAATATTATTCGTTAGTTTTACAATCCTGATATATGCAATCATCGGCTGGCTTTCTAGAACAGCTCAGGTGGAAGCATACTATTTAGCTGGAAGGCAAGTTCCAACCGTATTTAACGGAATGGCAACAGCTGCTGACTGGATGTCCGGTGCATCCTTTGTGGCAATGGCTGGTGGTATATACTTTGGTGGATATACTTACATGGCTTTCCTAGTGGGTTGGACTGGGGGTTACGTGTTAGTGTCATCACTAATGGCTCCGTATCTTAGAAAGTTCGGCTGCTATACAGTTCCAGATTTTATTGGAACTCGATATGGTGGAAACTTTGCAAGATTCTGTGCCGTGTTGGTGCTACTAATCGCATCGTTCACTTATGTGACAGCTCAAATCAACGCAACAGGTACAATTGCATCACGTGCATTAGCAGTACCTTTTGAAGTTGGAGTTTGGGTTGGTCTAATAAGTATCCTTTTATGTTCAATGTTGGGTGGAATGAGATCTGTGACTTGGTCACAAGTGGCTCAGTACATTGTTTTAATTATAGCTTATTTAATTCCAATATTCTGGATGAGCTGGAAATTAGGACATATTTTCCCTCACATTTCAATGGGAGGAACGGTTGAGAAAATAGCAGCTTTAGAAGCTCAGTATGGATTGATAAAAAATTCACCTGATGTTTTAAAAGCGGCAGGAGTACCTGCTGGATTATCTTCAATGTCAACGCCTCACTCGGGAGTTCCTGCGGGTGCAATGGAAGCATGGAAGTATATTTCGCTTGCAATTTGTATGATGGTTGGAACGGCTTCGTTACCACACATCTTAATGAGATACTTCACTACTCCATCTGTGACTTCAGCTAGAAGATCAGTGGCTTGGTCGTTGTTTTTCATCTTCTTGCTTTACTTCTCAGCTCCGATGCTTGCAACTTTATCAAAGATTCAGTTGCTTGATCCAACTCTTCCTACTGCAATTATCGGCAAAAAAATTGTTGATGTGCAGGCAATAGAGTGGGTTAAAAACTGGTCTGCGGTAAAACAAGTATTTATTGCTGACTTAAACAAAGATGGCATCCTTCAATTGAACGAATGGTTCATGAGAGGTGACGTGGTGGTATTAGCGACTCCAGAAGTTGCTGGATTACCATACGTGATTTCTGGATTAGTTGCTGCAGGTGGACTAGCTGCTGCTATGTCAACTGCGGATGGACTACTTCTTGCAATTGCAAATGCTATCTCACACGACATCTACTATAAAATGATCGATCCAAAAGCGAGCATTGTAGCAAGATTAACAGTTGCGCGAGCACTGTTAGTTGTTATTGGTGCTGCCGCTGCTTATATCGCTGCGATGAGACTTACGGGTATCTTAGGAGCGGTTGCTTGGGCGTTCGACTTTGCGATGTCTGGTTTATTCTGGCCACTAGTTTTAGGAGTGTGGTGGAAGAGAGCAACTCGTTCAGGCGCAATAGCAGGAATGTTAGCAGGACTTATATCAGGTACTTGGTACCTAATATACGTAGGACCTACGTTCATGAATCAAACTCCATGGTTAGGAATTGATAATTTAAGATTTGGAATTATCGGTGCTAGCGTGAGCTTGATTGCTATGGTGGTTGTAAGTTTACTTACAAAACCTGAGAGTGCTGCTGTTCAGCAGATGGTTGACGACCTTAGGATTCCTAGCGGTAAAACAATCATCAAGCATAGTTAA